One window from the genome of Castellaniella sp. MT123 encodes:
- the rplA gene encoding 50S ribosomal protein L1, protein MAKLSKRSAAIAAKIDRTKLYPVVEALSLVKETATAKFDESIDVAVQLGIDPKKSDQLVRGSVVLPAGTGKSVRVAVFAQGEKAEAAKAAGADIVGLEDLADSIKAGNIDFDVVIASPDTMRVVGALGQVLGPRGLMPNPKVGTVTPDVVTAVKNAKAGQVQYRTDKAGIIHATIGRASFDVEKLQTNLSALIDALNKARPAAAKGIYLRKVAVSSTMGGGARVEVASLAA, encoded by the coding sequence ATGGCAAAGCTCAGCAAACGCTCCGCAGCCATCGCTGCCAAGATCGATCGCACCAAGCTCTATCCGGTGGTCGAGGCTCTGTCCTTGGTCAAGGAAACCGCGACCGCCAAATTCGATGAATCCATCGATGTGGCAGTCCAGCTCGGTATCGACCCGAAAAAATCCGACCAGCTGGTTCGCGGCTCGGTCGTGTTGCCTGCCGGTACCGGGAAATCCGTCCGCGTGGCCGTTTTCGCCCAGGGCGAAAAGGCCGAGGCCGCCAAGGCCGCCGGTGCCGACATCGTCGGTCTGGAAGACCTGGCCGACAGCATCAAGGCCGGCAACATCGATTTCGACGTGGTCATCGCCTCGCCCGACACCATGCGTGTCGTCGGCGCCCTGGGTCAGGTGCTGGGTCCTCGCGGCCTGATGCCCAATCCCAAGGTCGGCACCGTGACGCCGGACGTTGTCACCGCCGTGAAAAACGCCAAGGCAGGTCAGGTTCAGTACCGGACCGACAAGGCCGGCATCATCCACGCCACGATCGGCCGCGCGTCCTTCGACGTGGAAAAACTGCAAACCAACCTCAGCGCCCTGATCGACGCCCTGAACAAGGCGCGTCCCGCTGCCGCGAAGGGCATCTATCTGCGCAAAGTCGCCGTGTCCTCCACCATGGGTGGCGGTGCGCGCGTCGAAGTGGCCTCGCTGGCTGCCTGA